Below is a window of Spirochaetota bacterium DNA.
TTTTCTGCTGCTCTGATTAATCCTAAGTTTCCTTCCTGGATAAGGTCAATCAATGACGATTCAAGATTAGTATAATTTTTTGCAATCTTTACAACAAGCCGTAAATTAGCATTGATCAGAGCTTCTTTTGCCTTCTCGTCACCCTTGCATTTTTTCTTTGCAAGTTCAATTTCTTCTTCTGGCGTAAGAAGTTCTATCTGATTGATTGCGTTAAAGTACTGATTGATTGACAAATCTTCAAAGTCATTATATCGTTTCATGGCTGCCTCCTCTCCATGAATTGCTTCACAAGTAATTTAAATAGCAATATCTGTGCCAAAAATTCTATAATCGTAGTTCCATTTATGAAAAACTTTTTTAAAATACAAAAAAATTGATTGTTTTTTGATAAAATTTATAAAAATGTGCATTAAAAAATTTGAAAAATATAATTTTAAAGGTACAATGGTTAAAAAGAAACTAATTATTTGCTAAAATACTTAACTGAATATACAAAAAATATCAAAATTTGTCAATAGTATATAAATAAAATAATAAAAAAGTAACAACTGTATAATATTTACACACAAATTTTTTGTACTGTATAAAATTTATACATTTACTGGGTTTTTAGGTTGAAAAAGGATACATTGCTTAATCAAGCGCTGTCAGCTAATTTAAGCAGAAATAAATTTAGCTACTATAAAAAACTTCGCCACCTTTAAAGGTGACGTAAGTTTATTCTTTAGATACTTCCGTAATAAATTGTTAAAATATGTTACAAAAAATTATTTGATATTGTATTTCTTCTTAAATTTTTCTACACGCCCTGTAGTATCAACTATCTTCTGTTTTTTAGTATAAAACGGATGACAGTTGGAACAAATTTCAACATGAAGGTCTTTGACTGTTGAACGTGTAGGTATTTCATTACCACATGCACATTTAATCACAGTATCGTAATATTCCGGATGTATCCCTTTTTTCATATCTATCTCCTTATCATAATAAATATATCACAT
It encodes the following:
- the rpmE gene encoding 50S ribosomal protein L31, whose amino-acid sequence is MKKGIHPEYYDTVIKCACGNEIPTRSTVKDLHVEICSNCHPFYTKKQKIVDTTGRVEKFKKKYNIK